A region from the Colwellia sp. PAMC 21821 genome encodes:
- the trpS gene encoding tryptophan--tRNA ligase, protein MSKPIVLSGCQPSGELTIGNYLGALKQWVSMQDSHECYYMLVDQHAITVRPEPEALRKATLDGLALYLACGVDPEKSTIFIQSHVPEHAQLSWVLNCYTQMGELNRMTQYKDKSSKSEANMNSGLFTYPVLMAADILLYGANKVPVGDDQKQHLELARDIATRFNNLHGETFKVPEPYIPEFGARVMSLLEPTKKMSKSDANPGNFIGLLEDTKKITKKIKRAVTDSDEQANIYFDVAEKPGVSNLLSLLSCTTGKSVAELVPEYEDKMYGHLKGDVAEAVVALLAPIQERYHQFRNDQAYLDEVMRKGADKASARASKLLAEVYKAVGFIAKP, encoded by the coding sequence ATGAGTAAACCTATTGTACTAAGTGGCTGCCAGCCGTCAGGCGAGTTAACCATTGGTAATTATCTTGGCGCGTTAAAGCAATGGGTCAGCATGCAAGATAGCCACGAATGTTATTACATGTTGGTTGATCAACATGCGATCACTGTTCGTCCAGAGCCTGAAGCGTTACGTAAAGCGACTTTAGATGGCTTAGCGTTATATCTAGCCTGTGGTGTTGATCCTGAAAAAAGTACTATTTTTATTCAATCTCATGTGCCAGAACATGCCCAATTGAGCTGGGTATTAAATTGTTACACGCAAATGGGTGAACTAAATCGCATGACCCAATATAAAGATAAGTCTTCAAAATCTGAAGCTAATATGAACTCTGGTTTGTTTACTTATCCGGTATTAATGGCAGCAGATATTTTATTATACGGCGCAAACAAAGTGCCAGTGGGCGATGACCAAAAACAACACTTAGAATTAGCGCGCGATATTGCGACACGTTTTAATAATTTACACGGTGAAACGTTTAAAGTGCCAGAACCTTATATTCCAGAGTTTGGTGCCCGTGTTATGAGCTTATTAGAGCCAACGAAAAAAATGTCAAAATCTGATGCTAACCCAGGAAACTTTATTGGTTTATTAGAAGATACTAAGAAAATAACTAAGAAAATTAAACGTGCGGTAACTGACTCTGACGAGCAAGCCAATATCTATTTTGATGTAGCTGAAAAGCCGGGTGTATCTAACTTGTTATCACTTTTATCATGTACAACCGGTAAGTCAGTAGCTGAGCTTGTACCTGAATATGAAGATAAAATGTATGGTCACTTAAAAGGTGATGTTGCTGAAGCCGTGGTTGCTTTACTTGCGCCTATTCAAGAGCGCTATCATCAATTTCGTAACGACCAAGCGTATTTAGATGAAGTTATGCGCAAAGGCGCTGACAAAGCCTCTGCACGCGCCAGTAAATTGCTTGCTGAGGTTTATAAAGCGGTTGGTTTTATCGCCAAACCTTAA
- a CDS encoding FHA domain-containing protein: protein MEIIIEELSHGHKLLSRHKFAPNNITIGRGYDNDIIISDPHVCPEHLQLHFNGEHWLVDDQGSINGSFIEDSKENVIQHQVRSGDIITIGKSQVRFVFPNHPVSESIAISPFDSLINLARHPVVLALSMTLFALIGGWIINLNNANEVTLTQMLVPTIGLTLGFALWPAGIALVSHLTKHDARFWTQMGISFIFFNLMWLSDIFENIVHFNTSSNFSMLWLLSIIPLLLAFGLFWLNCYVGFHMTLRRRNVVASCLILLLFGGSFIIQMSKQPDFNPRPQFDTTIMSPAFIFAPSSDVETFVNDASKLFEKATKSAEEDSKE, encoded by the coding sequence ATGGAAATAATTATCGAAGAACTTAGTCATGGCCACAAATTATTAAGCCGCCATAAGTTTGCGCCAAATAACATTACCATCGGGCGCGGTTACGATAACGACATTATTATTAGTGACCCACATGTTTGCCCTGAGCACTTACAACTGCATTTTAATGGCGAACATTGGTTGGTGGATGATCAAGGCTCTATTAATGGTAGTTTTATTGAAGACAGCAAAGAAAACGTTATTCAACACCAAGTGCGCTCTGGCGATATTATCACCATTGGCAAAAGCCAAGTACGCTTTGTTTTCCCTAACCATCCGGTTTCAGAAAGTATTGCCATCAGTCCATTCGATAGCTTAATCAACTTAGCGCGCCACCCAGTAGTGCTTGCACTGAGCATGACTTTATTTGCCTTAATTGGTGGTTGGATCATTAATTTAAACAATGCTAACGAAGTTACCCTAACGCAAATGCTAGTGCCAACCATCGGCTTAACCTTAGGTTTTGCCTTATGGCCCGCAGGTATTGCATTAGTGTCGCATTTAACCAAACACGACGCGCGTTTTTGGACCCAAATGGGCATTAGCTTTATCTTCTTCAACTTGATGTGGCTCAGTGATATTTTTGAAAACATTGTGCATTTTAATACTTCTAGTAACTTTTCAATGCTTTGGTTGTTATCTATTATTCCGTTACTTTTAGCGTTTGGATTATTTTGGCTTAACTGCTATGTCGGCTTTCACATGACTTTACGTCGTAGAAATGTTGTGGCTTCATGTTTGATACTGCTGTTATTTGGCGGCAGTTTTATAATACAAATGAGTAAGCAACCGGACTTTAATCCGCGCCCACAGTTCGACACCACCATAATGTCGCCAGCCTTCATATTCGCGCCAAGTAGCGATGTTGAGACGTTTGTAAATGACGCGAGTAAGTTATTTGAAAAAGCCACGAAAAGCGCAGAAGAAGACAGTAAAGAATAG
- a CDS encoding serine protease, with product MKAIFALLLMCFSTLSVAVEQAEEIFKQLAPSLYQIRLIDKASGEKSSIGSGFQISSDGLIATNYHVISGFARHPHKYTIEYLDNKGNKAALTLKSVDVINDLAIVQREVTSEMPYFQIAQQAPTKGEELYSLGNPHDLGMIVVPGTYNGLKNESFNDRIHFTGSVNSGMSGGPVVNKNTEVVGINVATSGNQIGFLVPHDKLHALYVQYKQSPPTSIEQQMAAQLMQNQEKLITTILNSNWQLKQLGRGLIPTIDVPFVRCWGESNSDKADAQIMAAVANCDLDENTYISSDFFTGSLEMEYRYMESDKIGSTKFYHIFERQLNQVAPGNLAGKDDVTEYQCHHDLVMPQTSNINNKAVFCTRAYKDFPALYDVLYIAISIDHEQYALLSHFTISGVAQETSLAFLAKFMESVSWK from the coding sequence ATGAAAGCTATTTTTGCTCTGTTACTTATGTGCTTTAGTACCCTAAGTGTCGCAGTTGAGCAGGCCGAGGAAATTTTTAAACAATTGGCCCCTTCGCTTTATCAAATTCGCTTAATCGACAAAGCCAGTGGCGAAAAGTCATCTATTGGTTCAGGCTTTCAAATTAGCAGTGATGGCCTTATTGCCACTAACTATCACGTTATTTCAGGTTTTGCGCGTCATCCTCATAAATACACCATAGAATATTTAGACAACAAAGGTAATAAAGCGGCACTGACCTTAAAGAGCGTTGATGTGATTAACGATCTCGCTATAGTGCAACGTGAAGTCACTTCTGAAATGCCTTATTTTCAGATAGCTCAGCAAGCACCGACCAAAGGTGAAGAATTGTATTCATTAGGTAACCCGCATGATTTAGGCATGATAGTGGTACCGGGCACGTATAATGGTTTAAAGAATGAATCATTTAACGACCGCATTCATTTTACTGGCTCGGTTAACTCAGGTATGAGTGGCGGCCCGGTTGTTAACAAAAATACCGAAGTTGTCGGTATTAATGTTGCCACGTCGGGTAATCAAATCGGCTTTTTAGTACCGCACGACAAGTTACATGCGCTGTACGTACAATATAAACAGAGCCCGCCCACAAGCATTGAGCAACAAATGGCGGCCCAGCTGATGCAAAATCAAGAAAAGCTAATTACCACTATTTTGAACAGTAATTGGCAACTAAAACAATTAGGTCGAGGTTTAATTCCCACCATCGATGTACCTTTTGTGCGTTGTTGGGGCGAGTCGAACTCAGACAAAGCGGATGCCCAAATTATGGCCGCCGTTGCTAATTGCGATTTAGATGAAAATACTTATATTTCTTCTGACTTCTTTACCGGTTCTTTAGAAATGGAATACCGTTATATGGAGTCAGATAAAATTGGTAGCACTAAGTTTTATCATATTTTTGAACGTCAATTGAATCAAGTTGCGCCGGGTAATCTTGCCGGTAAAGATGATGTGACTGAATATCAATGTCACCATGACCTTGTGATGCCTCAAACCAGTAATATCAATAATAAAGCGGTGTTTTGTACCCGCGCTTATAAAGATTTCCCTGCACTTTACGATGTGCTGTACATTGCCATATCGATAGATCACGAACAATACGCGTTGCTCAGCCATTTTACTATTTCTGGTGTTGCACAAGAAACCTCATTAGCCTTTTTAGCTAAATTTATGGAGTCGGTTTCATGGAAATAA
- a CDS encoding bifunctional diguanylate cyclase/phosphodiesterase translates to MKSKKVVSALSHEYVINDPLHQLFDAVNAISVQGYDEERRVIYWNKGSELLYGYNNEEAIGQKIEDLIIPKAMSDFVIEAHKNWIKNDIEIPAAELTLLDKSGNDVCVFSSHVMFINQYNNKQMYCVDIDLTDVRQAQEQAIFKEHMLETIFEAIPDLFFLMDYHGTIIDYHASNKGSLFVAPEQFIGKNMATILPAEVTRKFQRYIDKALKQENMISFEYELTLPQGIVYFEARIIHLPTYKQIMIIIRDITEQHKTAELIRHQAYYDSLTLLPNRFSALDRLSKILLDAQIYDEQAAVLFLDLDDFKKVNDSLGHEVGDKLLIESAKRLQQVLRKVDTVGRLGGDDFIVLLPGLNDAQSALVITENLLKTFREPFKVEGRELILTLSIGVAMYPENGNSASDLLRNADTAMYQAKSLGRNTYSFFTKEMNVIIQRRFEIEQQMHGALEREEFELYYQPQFDVKSEKIIGAEALLRWHNPTLGNVTPEEFIPIAEHTGLIVLIGRYVITQALCFLSAWQNIDQQKYTMAVNLSPRQFRDSKLLSIIKNSLDKENINPKYLELEITEGLLMGGQTYVSDALVEINGLGIKLSMDDFGTGYSSISYLRQYPFEVLKIDRSFISGITVSKADYDLVKATIAMSHSLGLTVVAEGVETKKQLKLLHELGCDSAQGFYLSKPISAKQLLDFSASFL, encoded by the coding sequence ATGAAATCAAAAAAAGTTGTCAGTGCCTTAAGCCATGAATATGTTATTAATGATCCACTACACCAATTATTTGATGCAGTGAATGCTATTTCTGTTCAAGGGTACGACGAGGAACGACGTGTAATTTATTGGAATAAAGGTAGCGAATTACTTTATGGCTATAACAATGAAGAAGCGATAGGGCAAAAAATAGAAGATCTTATTATTCCTAAAGCAATGTCTGATTTCGTGATTGAAGCACATAAAAATTGGATAAAAAATGATATAGAAATACCGGCAGCAGAGCTTACTTTACTTGATAAATCAGGTAATGATGTCTGTGTTTTTTCAAGTCATGTAATGTTTATAAATCAATATAATAACAAGCAAATGTATTGTGTTGATATCGATTTAACAGACGTAAGGCAAGCGCAAGAGCAAGCAATATTTAAAGAGCATATGCTTGAAACTATATTTGAGGCTATACCCGATTTATTTTTCTTGATGGATTATCACGGAACTATTATAGATTATCATGCCAGTAATAAAGGTAGCCTGTTCGTAGCACCAGAGCAGTTTATCGGTAAAAATATGGCAACTATTTTACCTGCAGAAGTTACTCGAAAATTTCAGCGCTATATTGACAAAGCTTTAAAGCAAGAAAATATGATAAGTTTCGAATATGAACTTACTTTACCTCAAGGCATCGTTTATTTTGAGGCAAGAATAATCCACCTGCCGACATATAAACAAATCATGATTATTATTCGTGATATTACCGAACAACATAAAACCGCAGAGCTTATTCGTCACCAAGCTTATTATGACAGCTTAACTTTATTGCCCAATCGCTTTTCTGCACTCGACCGATTATCAAAAATACTGCTTGATGCACAAATATATGATGAGCAAGCCGCGGTGCTTTTTCTCGATTTAGACGACTTTAAAAAAGTGAATGATTCATTAGGTCATGAAGTTGGCGATAAACTTCTGATTGAATCGGCCAAGCGGTTACAGCAGGTATTACGAAAAGTCGATACGGTTGGTCGCTTAGGTGGTGATGATTTTATTGTTTTATTACCGGGATTAAATGATGCCCAGAGTGCGTTAGTTATTACTGAAAATTTACTTAAAACTTTTAGAGAGCCTTTTAAGGTTGAGGGTAGGGAATTAATACTGACCTTAAGTATCGGCGTAGCTATGTACCCTGAAAATGGTAATAGTGCTTCTGACTTGTTACGCAATGCTGATACGGCAATGTATCAAGCAAAATCTTTAGGGCGCAATACTTACTCATTTTTTACCAAAGAAATGAATGTCATTATTCAACGCCGTTTTGAAATTGAACAACAAATGCATGGAGCGTTAGAACGTGAAGAGTTTGAATTATATTATCAGCCACAATTTGATGTAAAAAGTGAAAAAATTATTGGTGCCGAAGCCTTATTGCGTTGGCACAATCCAACGCTTGGCAACGTTACACCAGAGGAGTTTATTCCTATTGCTGAACACACGGGCCTTATTGTTCTAATAGGTCGCTATGTTATAACACAAGCCTTGTGCTTTTTAAGTGCATGGCAAAATATTGATCAACAAAAATACACGATGGCAGTTAATTTATCTCCACGTCAATTTAGAGATTCTAAGCTACTGAGTATTATAAAAAACAGCCTGGATAAGGAAAATATTAACCCTAAATATTTGGAGCTTGAAATTACTGAGGGGTTATTAATGGGTGGGCAAACTTATGTTAGCGACGCCTTAGTTGAAATAAATGGACTGGGTATCAAGCTATCAATGGATGATTTTGGTACCGGCTATTCTTCGATTAGTTATTTAAGACAATACCCTTTTGAGGTATTAAAAATTGATCGAAGCTTTATAAGCGGGATAACAGTCAGTAAGGCAGATTATGACTTAGTTAAAGCCACTATTGCCATGTCACATAGCTTAGGATTAACCGTTGTTGCAGAAGGTGTAGAAACGAAAAAACAACTGAAATTATTGCACGAGTTAGGCTGTGACTCAGCACAAGGTTTCTATTTAAGTAAACCAATATCGGCCAAACAATTACTTGATTTTTCAGCCTCATTTTTATAA
- a CDS encoding MmcQ/YjbR family DNA-binding protein translates to MDSIQAKRYLLNKLETIEYFPFGDDVSVFKVKHKMFATLALGKGTEKGTGGKMAGHYCVNLKCDPEEAVMLRDIFSAVIPGYHMNKAQWNTVILDGSIPQGEIERMIDNSYMLVVSKMPKKDQASLLMHL, encoded by the coding sequence ATGGATAGCATACAAGCAAAGCGTTATTTACTTAATAAATTAGAAACAATTGAATATTTTCCATTTGGCGATGATGTCAGTGTTTTTAAAGTAAAACATAAAATGTTTGCGACATTAGCGTTAGGTAAAGGGACTGAAAAAGGAACCGGTGGTAAAATGGCCGGGCATTATTGTGTTAATTTAAAGTGTGATCCTGAAGAAGCTGTTATGTTGCGCGATATATTTAGTGCAGTTATACCTGGCTATCACATGAATAAAGCACAGTGGAATACGGTGATATTAGATGGTTCAATTCCACAAGGTGAGATTGAGCGCATGATTGATAATTCTTATATGTTGGTAGTGAGCAAGATGCCTAAGAAAGATCAGGCTTCGCTTTTAATGCACTTATAG
- a CDS encoding HAD-IA family hydrolase: MNKLLGVIFDLDNTLVSSTLNFQQIRADLGCDNDIDLLDFVDALPEEQRIVAHNLVVEYEINDALNAKNLLGTEELLALLAQLDIPCAIVTRNCREAALIKMQNNNIDIELLFTRADHKAKPAPDALLHLAQLWQVKPENLLYVGDYLYDLQAAKNANTMSCLVTHGETLEYASLANIVVNELTELSDGITKVFAGEPADFSG; the protein is encoded by the coding sequence GTGAATAAATTATTGGGCGTGATATTTGATCTAGATAATACCTTGGTTTCTTCCACCTTGAATTTTCAGCAGATAAGGGCTGATTTGGGTTGTGATAACGATATCGATTTATTAGATTTCGTTGATGCTTTGCCAGAAGAACAGCGTATTGTTGCCCATAATTTAGTCGTTGAATATGAAATTAATGACGCGCTGAATGCAAAAAATCTTCTTGGTACTGAAGAACTCCTCGCACTGTTAGCTCAGTTAGATATTCCTTGTGCTATTGTCACACGAAATTGTCGTGAAGCGGCATTGATCAAAATGCAAAATAACAACATTGATATTGAACTGCTATTCACAAGAGCAGATCATAAAGCTAAACCCGCACCCGATGCTTTATTGCATTTAGCTCAGTTGTGGCAAGTAAAGCCTGAAAATTTATTATATGTTGGTGACTACTTATATGACCTGCAAGCCGCAAAAAATGCTAATACTATGTCATGTTTAGTTACACATGGCGAAACGCTTGAATATGCTAGCTTGGCCAATATTGTAGTAAACGAGCTTACAGAGCTAAGTGATGGTATTACTAAAGTTTTTGCTGGTGAGCCTGCCGATTTTTCTGGTTAG
- a CDS encoding CIA30 family protein produces MRVAPYVLLFFPLLAGVSAASNEMQQALITDKKESTFMIDFTEQHNLENWRITNDGVMGGKSQGHFSLQGNKAVFEGNISLDNNGGFSSVFRSIEPLSKGLKTVTINVLGDGLTYQLRASVTLDGYRLAYKQHFNTVVGQQEELTFILADFQASFRGRNISNAPVLLAENIIEVGFLVTRKAAGPFSLAISSVAFK; encoded by the coding sequence ATGCGAGTTGCACCTTATGTACTTTTATTCTTTCCTCTGCTCGCCGGCGTTTCCGCTGCCAGCAACGAGATGCAGCAAGCGCTTATTACTGACAAAAAAGAGTCTACCTTTATGATTGATTTTACCGAGCAACATAACCTTGAAAATTGGCGCATAACTAATGATGGAGTTATGGGAGGAAAATCCCAAGGGCATTTTTCATTACAAGGAAATAAAGCGGTTTTTGAAGGCAATATTTCGCTGGATAATAACGGCGGCTTTAGTTCAGTATTTCGTTCGATAGAACCTTTGTCTAAAGGCCTTAAGACTGTAACGATCAATGTACTAGGTGACGGATTGACGTATCAGTTAAGAGCGAGCGTAACACTTGATGGTTATCGGTTGGCTTATAAACAGCACTTCAATACGGTTGTAGGTCAACAAGAAGAATTAACCTTTATACTGGCTGATTTTCAAGCATCGTTCAGGGGGCGTAATATTTCTAACGCACCCGTTTTATTAGCAGAAAACATCATCGAAGTGGGGTTTTTAGTGACAAGAAAGGCTGCAGGACCGTTTTCATTAGCGATTTCAAGTGTGGCTTTTAAATAA
- a CDS encoding SDR family NAD(P)-dependent oxidoreductase: MTTEQTLIIGANSNIGKAIATQIQTSESTGLLLISRGLVDNESVTSETLADNVTKIMLKDYQPQSIDQAIRLLAQHDHAPITRVFVCNGILHNDTIQPEKRLEDFDAQAFMEVITSNTLTPMLWIQKLTPLLTGKSPCKFVLFSARVGSISDNRLGGWYSYRASKAALNMMVKTAAIELARRAKNIKLIAFHPGTTDTPLSKPFQKNVPANKLFSSEFVATQLLDIVEKAPLDQTASYLDWQGEVINW, from the coding sequence ATGACAACCGAACAAACACTGATCATCGGCGCAAATAGCAATATTGGTAAAGCCATTGCCACACAAATACAGACTTCAGAAAGCACAGGTTTACTATTGATCAGTCGAGGCTTAGTGGATAATGAGTCAGTAACTAGCGAAACTCTAGCAGATAATGTTACCAAAATTATGCTTAAAGACTACCAACCACAGTCTATAGACCAAGCCATAAGGTTATTAGCACAACATGATCATGCGCCAATAACTCGCGTATTTGTCTGTAATGGCATACTGCATAATGACACTATTCAACCAGAAAAGCGTTTAGAAGATTTTGACGCCCAAGCATTTATGGAAGTTATAACATCAAATACCTTAACGCCAATGTTGTGGATACAAAAGTTAACCCCTTTATTGACAGGGAAGTCACCCTGCAAATTCGTGCTATTTAGTGCCCGAGTTGGCAGTATCAGTGATAATCGTTTAGGGGGTTGGTATAGCTATAGGGCATCAAAAGCGGCATTAAACATGATGGTTAAAACCGCGGCAATAGAGTTAGCCCGCAGAGCGAAAAACATTAAGTTAATTGCTTTTCACCCAGGGACAACAGATACGCCACTATCAAAACCATTCCAAAAGAATGTCCCAGCTAATAAGCTTTTCAGCTCAGAGTTTGTCGCTACACAGCTATTAGATATTGTTGAAAAAGCGCCATTAGACCAAACAGCAAGTTATCTCGATTGGCAGGGTGAAGTCATTAATTGGTAG
- a CDS encoding DUF393 domain-containing protein has translation MLTIFYDGNCPLCATEMAHLKKHDKENTIHLVDIHQSDFSTRYPSVSFDAAMKILHGYYNGQILLGLEVTHRAWTIVGKGFWVAPLNWPIIKTISHWAYLGLAKYRHQISALLAKVFNIKTTHCTSGTCYDNRTNTDHRRK, from the coding sequence ATGTTAACAATTTTTTATGATGGCAACTGCCCGCTATGTGCAACTGAAATGGCGCACCTAAAAAAGCATGATAAAGAAAATACTATTCACTTAGTGGATATACACCAAAGCGATTTTTCTACACGCTACCCTAGCGTTAGTTTTGACGCCGCTATGAAAATATTGCATGGGTACTACAACGGGCAAATTTTACTTGGGCTTGAGGTTACACATAGGGCTTGGACTATAGTAGGTAAAGGCTTTTGGGTTGCACCATTAAATTGGCCTATAATTAAAACCATTAGCCACTGGGCATATTTAGGTTTAGCAAAATACCGTCATCAAATTTCAGCGTTACTCGCCAAAGTATTTAACATTAAAACCACTCACTGTACTTCAGGAACATGTTATGACAACCGAACAAACACTGATCATCGGCGCAAATAG
- a CDS encoding flavin reductase — MKYINHEELLKMDPQYRVQIINSLSGFKSANLIGTRDDKNINNLAIFSSVFHLGAAPALVGFISRPDSVERHTLRNIQQTGQFTINQVNADFWQAAHQTSARYGDDECEFKQTGLTPHFIDNVDAPFVQESQLKYALKLNEIVPIRLNNTLLVIGEITDILCDSAAIRTDGYIDIESLNTVMVSGLDSYHTSKRLSRLSYAKPGILPTKISIDGKT, encoded by the coding sequence ATATATTAATCACGAAGAACTGCTAAAAATGGATCCACAATATAGAGTTCAGATTATTAATAGCTTGTCTGGCTTTAAAAGCGCCAACCTTATTGGTACTCGCGATGATAAAAACATTAATAACTTGGCAATTTTTAGCTCCGTATTTCATCTTGGCGCAGCTCCGGCCTTAGTCGGATTTATTTCACGTCCTGACAGCGTAGAAAGACATACCTTAAGAAATATTCAGCAAACAGGACAGTTTACCATTAATCAGGTTAATGCCGATTTTTGGCAGGCTGCTCATCAAACATCGGCACGCTATGGTGATGACGAATGTGAATTTAAACAAACCGGATTAACGCCACACTTTATCGACAATGTAGATGCGCCATTCGTACAAGAAAGCCAGCTAAAATATGCTTTAAAGCTTAACGAAATAGTGCCAATTCGACTAAATAATACTTTGTTAGTCATTGGCGAGATAACCGATATTCTCTGTGATAGCGCAGCGATTAGGACGGACGGTTATATTGATATTGAATCATTAAACACCGTAATGGTTTCAGGGCTCGACAGTTACCATACCAGTAAGCGACTCTCACGTTTAAGTTATGCTAAGCCAGGTATATTACCGACAAAAATTTCAATCGATGGCAAGACCTAA